Genomic DNA from Rana temporaria chromosome 1, aRanTem1.1, whole genome shotgun sequence:
acacgatcggttttgaccgatgaaaacggtccgtcagaccgttgtcctctgtttaacctatcgtgtgtacgaggccttattgataaaaaaattcacaatgacaatccacaatgtacaCATGAGGGATATAGCAtacagctaacgcgtttcacaccgtTCTtggtacttaaagtggttgtaaaggcacaagttgttatttaccttcatgcattctattcatgaaggtaaaaaaaacttctgtgtgtagcagccccccaaaacttccctgagccccctctcgatccagcgatgtccacaagatcCTTGTCTCTCTGGggactcgcactcctgattggcttttggcagtagcgggagccattggTAACCACTGCTgtcaaggctgctctgtgcaaaaccaatacaCAGAGctaataagtataacatgtttgttatttaaaaaaacaaaacaagactttaatattgcTTTGATCATATATATATCACCTACGATTACCTGCAGCTGaatggctcggctgcgcaaatcaCTGTACCGGTACGGCAGTCCCTATAATATCATTAACATAGCTGATGCGCATGGCCAGCGCCCCCCcagcgatcgctccacagagagccagaatggggatctgtcaatgtaaacaaacagatccccattctaacagggaagaagagaaagatctgctgttcctagtgatcatgaacagcgatctctctctactcctagtaagtacactccccccacagttagaaacacctccctagggaacacttaaccctttaatcgcccccctagtgttaaccccttccctgccagtgtcatttatacagtaatcaatggctacttttagctctgatcgctgtataaacgtcactggtcccaaaaaagtgtcaaaagtgtctgatctgcctgctgcaatgtcgcagtcctgccaaaaatcgctgatcaccgccattacaattaaataaaaaaattcataataaaaattctataaaacgatcccctattttgtaggagcaaaccaatcaatatacgcttattgcagttttttttaccacaaatatgtagaagaatacatactgtattggcctaaactgatgaagacatttttttttttttttgatatttattatagcagaaagtcaaaaatataaaaaaatggacctcaattttgtttgggtacagtatcgcacgactgcgcaattgtcagttaaaatgccacatcgcaaaaatggcctggtcaataagggggtaaatccttccagagtttaaagtgattgtaaagtctcaagttttttcaccttaatgtattctatgcattaaggtgaaaaaccttatttgctgcagctgcccccagagcccccctcttTCTTACTTGAGCCCatccgatccagcaatgtgcacaagcccAGCGGCTCAagctgctgtctctctcctcattggacagattgatagcagtgggagccattggccaatcaaatccagtgaaacgggaatggggggcggggccgagtcccgctgtctgtgtcaatggacgcagcagcgggactcGGGATTGAGTTcgcacaggtgcccccatggaaagcatcCAATGAAGGGGAAGTGCCAGGAGCGCCGGCacgggaaccccagaagaggaggagcaggggccactctgtgcaaaacccttgcacagagcaggtaagtataacatgtttgttatttttattagagaaaaggctctttacaatcactttaagtgcagAGAATGACGTGAAATGCGTTAGCTGTATGCAATATCCCTTATctagacattgtggattgtcaatGTGGATTTTATGGAAGTGCAGCCAGCCAGACTTTCTTCACATTGGCATTCCTGTGACGTAGAGGGCCAGCACCCATCAGAGTGCAGTGCCAGTGGGATTAACCTTTATTGGTATTTCGCTCTCTCTATCGGCATTCGCGTGTTGTACGCCTGTGCACATACGTGTACCTATGCTCAGAGCTGCGTATTCCTGTGTACAGTCGCATCCTATAATTAATTTGTACAAACAGGGGTGTGCAACATCTGGGTgtcaaatgtattttatgttatatgGTCCAATACGCCTGTGATATCAATAGAGGAATATGTGGAACAAtacaaaatgaataaacaaataaataactaataataaaacataaacaATATACTAAACATACTCTCATTATATGCAATAACCACATACAGTTATTAGAATGCAATACATTTCCCGATAGTGGTCCTTTTATAAGACAAAGTACAATCTAAGATGTAACTGCCCATGGCAACCAATCATAAAAAATCCTTGCTCCAAGCAGAGAAAAGGTCAAATCTGATTGGTCGCTCTGGTTTTTCTGTACTTTTCACATCATCGTTGCCTTACCTGCCATCAGTATtctaggactttttttttttgcacttggtCATTAGCAGTGGCGTACGTTACATTCTCTAATTGCGGTTTGTGTTATTAAATAAGCCCCGGGCTTGGCGGTGTGACATGTGCCATCCCACCCCCAGCTCACTGTGACAAGGCGCTagaaggggggacacagagagctCTGTACCTGCTTCCTGAGAGCctcaaaggctgcactgatggtgtGCACTCTGGTTCTCTCCCTGGCATTAGCCAGCAGCCTCCTCGTCTGCTGGATGGCTTTGATCTCTGTAGAGGCGCCTGCTGGCTCCCCcagccgtttcctaggcgatgaGCAGGGGTCTGGGCTTCCGTTGTTGTAGGTGACTTGAGAGACTGACAGGTAGGAGGTCTCTGGGGGTCGTTGGCACACCACAATCCTGGACGGCAGCCTCTGATCCCCGTAGGGCTTCGTCTCCAGGCTGTCGGTCGCCAACAAGCCCTTGTTCCCCGGGGCGGCCACGCTCCTCAAATCCAGAGCATCCTCCGTTCCCTCTTCGGCTGCCCCGTCCATCAGCTCGGCACCGGCTCCCGGCAGAGCGCCCCCCTTTAAGCCGGAGTCCACGTCCAAGTCCACTTTAAAAGTTTGGTAGCCATTCATTGGCTTGATGACCTCCCTGCTCTTCCTCTTCAGCCTCTTGAGACCAGAGATGTCCTTGATGCAGTGGCCCTTCCACTGGGGATCCTCTAGGATCTGGAGGTTCCTCATGAGGGACAGCGTCCTGCGGTGGCCACTCGGGGGAGTTGAAGAGATACCTTTTTTTATTGGCTTTACTTGAAGAGATTAAAAATTGCAAGCTTCCCAGAGACCAAAGTCAGGTCTCCTCTCCCGGCATGGTAGGACTGTGTGCCGTGCAAGTCAGAGTGTCATTTGATGTCCCTGCCGCATTGCCAACATTTTTAGGGAAGGCACACAGGGCTCCATCTGTGTTTGTTTAGCCTCAGCTTACACAGAAGCCCTGTTAGTGAGATCAGTCAGCGAGCCGCCTGTTACAAGCAGACTGCCTCACACAGCCAAAAAGACTTCCCTGCCCCAGCCACACAGATGAGCTGATTTAAAGGAGcaggaagctttttttttccttttttcgccCCCTCTCAGgctttctccttttctctctctctccccaaaaGCAGCTGGCCTGCCAATCTCCTTTGTTCTGCTGTCTCCACGAAGCTGTTTCCTTTAAAACTTAGCAATgcctggaaaaagaaaaaaaaatgatacatgaTATTATTGTGCCGGGGAAGGCACCCTTTGTCCAATCACACCACTGACAATGAGGGAAGGTGGTCCTCATAGGAGAAGAAGAACACCACCTACAACTACTTACTGTACACTATACTGGAAAAGTATGCCTTGTACTTCATTGCCATACACAGGGGCATTTATAGATCTACTTAGATAACTAAGGGGTACTAGAGGAAGAAAAGAGCaagaaaatagatagatagatagatagatagatagatagatagatagatagatagataatgatagataatgatagatagatagatagatagatagatagatagatagatagatagatagatagatagatagatagatagatagatagatagataatgatagatagatagatagatagatagatagatagatagatagatagatagatagatagaaagatagataatgATAGATAatgatagatagaatagatagatagatattatatatagatatataagatagatagatagatagatagatagatagatagatagatagatagatagatagatagatagataatatagatagataatgatagatagatattatagatagataagatagatagatagatagatagatagatagatagatagatagatagatagatagatagatagataatgataGATAatgatagatagaatagatagatagatattatatatagatatataagatagatagatagatagatagatagatagataatatagatagataatgatagatagatattatagatagataagatagatagatagatagatagatagatagatagatattatagatagataatgatagatagatagatagatagatattatagatagataagatagatagatagatagatagatagatagatagatagatagatagatagatagatattatagatagataatgatagatagatagatagatagatagatagatagatagatagatagatagatagatagatagataatgatagatagatagatagatagatagatattatagatagataatgatagatagatagatagatagatagatagatagatagatagatagatagatattatagatagatagatagatagatagatagatagatagatagatagatagatattatagatagataatgatagatagatagatagatagatagataatgatagatagatagatagatagatagatagatagatagatattatagatagatagatagatattatagatagatagatacagataggTAACTCAATTAACAAAcaatgtggggtagattcagaaagaatttacgttggcgtatctattgatacgcagcgtaaattctaatctgcgccggcgtatcttttttctgtattcagaaaacaatatacgctggaatttggctaagatccgactggcgtaagtctcttccgccgtcatatcttagttgcatatttacgctggccgctaggtggcgcttccgtcgatattacgcgaggaatatgtaaattaggtagatatgccgattcagaaacgtacgtccgcccggcgcatttttttacatcgtttgcgtaacgctTTTCCCAGCGTtaatttacccctcataaagcaggggtaagtcatgttaagtatggacgtcggaaacgtccgaacagcgtcgtattttacatcgtttacgcaagtcgttcgcgaatacggctgtacgtaagttacgttcacgtcgaaagcattgacagtttgcggcgtaatttggagcatgcgcacttggaacggcatgcgtcgttcgtaaaaaaagtcaaatacgtggggtcataataaatttaaataaaacacgcccacatcatccacatttgaattaggcgggcttacgctggaccacatacgttacgctgccgtaacttagggcgcaagttctttatgaatacggaacttgcgcccgaagttacggcggcgtaacgtatctgagatacgttacgcccgcggatagatacacaattgtatctgaatccgggcctgtatgaaTTGTGCAGGATGACAGATATATTGATCTGATATATGATAGATATGTGATTTGGATGCATTTTTAGATGCATCCGATTCGCATAACATGTAAATCGGACCGGCTCTTGATGGATCCGGTTCACACATGTCTGTGGAATCAGCAATACATTTCTAAAACaggtcctgtgcatttttggaTCCAGTTTAGGTGCAAATTCAAGTAAAAAAATTGCACCTGAAACTCAACCTGAAGAGGTGAACAAAACCGCATCAGACTCCGGACTGCAAACTACAGCCCGACATGTGAACccaaccagatagatagataaaattgatggattatagatagatagataagaagttgattaatagattagAGATAGAATACATAAATAaacagatagatacatagataagaAATTGATCAATAGATTAGAGatagaataaataaatagataagaaATTGATCGACAGATAAGATAGATAAGAAATCGATCGATAGATAAGTTAGAAAAGAAATTGATCGATAGATAGAATGAAAAGATAGCTAGATAACATAGATGGATTAAGATAGAAAAATAAGAAATTGATCGATAGGTTAGAGATAGAATAAattaacagatagatagatagatagatagatagatagatagatagatagatagataagaactGATAAATAGATTAGAGATAGAATAAATAGgcgctctgcctaatacataagtgcattcaaggaaacgccccccaatatctatgcgaaaaaataaaagcccataaccccaatcgcattttgcgatccaccaatcaaaacctactccaaatacccaaagccagatacaagtccaaaggagatcgaagatttgcagtccagggacctcggctgtggaatgcgctaccaactaacatctgactggagtcggaccacttggccttcaggagaaggattaaaacccatctcttctgaggtcaaggggttccttgcccatgaaatggatacagcgcatagaggcgattcagtttgcatgtgctgcgctatataagtttctcactcactcaataaatagatagatagatagataggcagaCAGACCGATAGATTAGAGATagagggggttatccacaaagccgcggcgcaacgtaacttttcggatttaagttactccgccgcaaaattcccaagttaggtgccgatccgcaaagcacttacctggaactttgcggcgctgtaacttaaatccgtccggcgcaaggcgttcctattcaaatgggcgagtcccatttaaattaggcgcgctcccttttgaggatctggcccagaataaataattagatagatagatggatagataagaAATTGATTGATAGATGGATTATAGATGATAAGAAATTGATTGATAGATTAGAGatagaataaataaatagatagctaGATAAGATAGATggattatagatagatagacagacagatagataagaAATTGATCAATAGATTATAGATAGaattaatagatagatagatagatagatagatagatagatagatagttagttagataaatagatagagataGTCGCATCAACAGACACATATTTACtgtggcttctgggccttcagggagttccgttggagatccggtgatgtcacagacaccggcggggcttgccgtgtccatctgaagggcaccTTTGTTGTGcgttcatatctgcatgccggcgggaccttactatctgccacacgcaagggctgttgcaCTTCCCTCCataacttccctctatcaacctgggattctacagccatccactgggagttgtgatagttcccttcatgggacatctacatgccaacgggctgatgttaaaggaatttttttttttagctaaatagcttcctttaccttactacagtcctggtttcatgtcctcattgttcgtttttgctttgatgttgctgtaaatcctctctgatttggacacttcctggttgtctgtttcctgatcaccacagtactgggagatttctcactgtggtcactaatcaaggaggtgtgattactgtgtgtaaaacgaaactggattggtgctgaggagttttagacaaagtgtcactgccctctattggctgactgccctctagtggctctctgtacatcagagaaccagcaaacaacagcaaaaccgaaactaaactgtaggtacattatgcctaggttcacactgctgcgaattcaaaatcgcggtaaaatgcgcgattttaccgcgatttcgcggccgcgattttgccgcgatttcggccgcaatttaatgtaaatcgcggcccgaaatcgcaaaaagtagtacaggaactactttttgaaatcgcagatgcggcgtcgcactgattaggacagtgccattgccgacaattgccgccgatttgagatgcgatttgacatgtcaaatcgcatctcaaatcgttccaaatcgtacccagtgtgaaccagggctatatgattgtttttttatctattttttattattttatcagttaacttttatgtctctataccctgtaaacagtaatttcagctaaaaaaattcctttagtgaccctttaacctctcctcatctggattcagcagtggtatcgttgtacacatttttataccagtatcatacttaggtacatgtttttatgactgcttttggtaccgtttggtattactcgcaccatttttacagtttatgtagctacatcaattttatctccggtgcaatatttatttgatttcctacttgaagactataaaagttttaatgctattcccatcgagcgctgcctttgtgtgttttttgtatcctgctatccatttttccagtggttggtagctgcattgggaatcggcctgcaaggagatcagctaaaagtagttggatctgtatgtgcgttataattaatcgaaattagtcggttaatcgattaaaaaaaaaaacgattgatcgaacagaaaaattttgatcagtaacagccctagtttctacatatatatgaccccggcacattgatctccctgccgatacagtgaaagagaagagcataaacacttctcttatggcagagccggtaagagggagatctttcccatgttcctgctgctacacagagcgataatACTAATGTGCATGCGGTGATtgcggtgtgcctgggcacacctggcacaccctgtgcgcacgcctatgacatgCATGGAGATTGCATATTCTGCCTGTGCTGGCATGGGTTTCCTCCACACTCCAAAGGTAGGCCAATTGGCTGTTGTCTAAATTGTCGCCAGTATGTGTGTATAAATTGGCTATACACTTTCTGCATGCTGATCCCAAGCCTGCGTAAACTGGGGGAGGATGAGGAAagacctgataaaaaaaaaactcaccatgaatattctttgcaaagcCCACTCAGGTATATCAGACATTCTGGTCAAAGAACCAACTGAATGGATAACTGACACACAAAGGTAACTTGTTTCATACACCTTGCATAGGAGCTTAGGGGTGCTCTATTCTGTATACCCTGACCGAATAAAACAGCTCTGCCCCGCCCCATTCATCACTTCAATATTGGTCAGTGAGGTCACCCAAAGGAACCCCTGagataattttcaggtcttggggaAGCTCAAATTATTGGTGGCTAGTGAAAATAATGACCCTTTAATTGATGGTGGGAATAATgtcccccttacagtggtggtcagaagcAAGAATGCCACCCTCAtagtggtggccagtgggaagaatgttccattTACAGTGGTGGTCCTTGGGAAGAAAGCCATCCTTACAGTGGTGATCAGCAGGAAGAATGTCTACCTTACAGTGGTGATCAGCAGGAAAAATGTctaccttacagtggtggtcagtgggaagaatgttcccctTACGGGTATCGCCGGTCCGACGCTgtaattggccggagcggcgatgacgtcactccgcgcaaAGCCGGCATTATTCATTCAGAAAACCggcattctcagtgcgcctgcaccatTGTCTacgatgcgcatgcgccgtagacagcggtgCATACTTTTTGGCAAATATGTCCTAAACTGTGTAggcttaggagatattgcaaacacctacaggtaagccttaatctaggcttacctgtaggtgaaagttgtaATGGAGGGTTTACTTCAATTTtatctcacattcatacacatactaagaccaatttagacaggagccaattaaactaccagcatgtctttggagtgaaggaggaaactggagtacctaaAGGAAGCCCATGTAAGCACAGggagaatatgcaaactccatgcagctaATGACATGGTTGGGACTCAAAccgacaaccctagtgctgcacggtggaagtgctaaccacttagtcaCTGTGCTACCCACAAAGCATGAAAGCAGGTAGACAGCCatccaaagggaaaaaaatgcaattataaAATGTGACAACTCCCATTTTACAGCATCAAATTTATGAAACAGGTGGAACTAAACCTTGACATTTTATATGGTATTTTAACAATAAGTTTAATATTGGGTGACATAAGCTCTAAActgggggtcagcaacctgtagatgGCGGATAGGTGACTGGTAGATTAAGGTTGCTGACCCACCATCCCAAAGTGtcaaacagagtgcaatgcagagggactacttgtaaagttggagctgtagtagggagcaagagccgcataagcgatgcctcctctgtagtgctgcgTGCACATGTCGCAGTCGCAGCAGGAGTTATACTCCCTGTCATGGTTGGTGGGTGTAGCACCTGCCAAGTatgacccattcaagtaaatgaCGCTGCTCTACAAGTGCTCTGCAACCTTGTGCAGTACAGCaagcaaggggttaaagcaggcagcGCTGTGTAGCTTTAtcaccacctgatttaacccCTTGGACCCCGCAGAAGCATGCAGTTGTGGAGCGCTTGTAGAGTGGccccatttaccgtatttattggggtattgcgcgctccggcgtatagcgcgcacccctaatgtggacccgcattcctgtaaaaaaaataattttagtacttacagttttggtgtcttgcgcggcgtccttgtcgggtccggcgtccgtctgcagcttcggtggtgtcctcctcgtcgggtccggcgtccttctgcggtgtcctcccgctcgatccccgcttcccgcgctgagtttgaaccactgcgccggcatataccgagcgcagtacactcgggtatagtcgggcaggctcggctcctctcgcgatcatgtcctgtgcgtcctgtacgtccaggacgtgaccgcgagaggagccgagtctgCCCGACTAtactcgagtgtactgcgctcggtatatgccggcacagtggttcaaactcggcgcgggaagcgggcaaaaaagtgcgcggtatacgccgataaatacggtacttaaataGGTAGTGATTGGCAGGCGGAAGCACCAACCAAAAGCAAGAGGGGGATCATTTCTGCTGTGGCATCTGTACACCTAGGGCTGCTGCCTCAACAGCTAAAGGTGGTGGGGATTGGGGGCTGTAAACTCAACTGCAGGGTTTTTCCACCCCCCAACTTTGTGTGAACAAGCcccaatgccacgtacacacgaccgtttttcatgatgtgaaaaatgcaattttttaaaatggtcattaaaaacgatcgtgtgtaggctccagagcatttttctcgacgagaaaaatggccattaaaaattaagaacatgctctaatttttctcgtcgtttttcggttgtaaaaaacaacgtttttcaggctctagaaaaaacaacgtttttttttttcccaacttcatcattaaaacggccttgcctacacatgatcgtgaaaaaaaaatgctctagcaaagcgcggtgacgtacaacacgtacaacggcactataaaggggaagttccattcggatggcgccacccttggggctgctttatctgattccgtgttagtaaaagacgattcgcgcttttctgtctgttacagcgttatGAATGAGcgtactccattacgaacggtagttttaccagaatgagcgctcccgtttaaaacttgcttctgagcatgcgcgggtttttcacgtcgttaaagcccacacacgaccatttttta
This window encodes:
- the ATOH8 gene encoding protein atonal homolog 8 → MRNLQILEDPQWKGHCIKDISGLKRLKRKSREVIKPMNGYQTFKVDLDVDSGLKGGALPGAGAELMDGAAEEGTEDALDLRSVAAPGNKGLLATDSLETKPYGDQRLPSRIVVCQRPPETSYLSVSQVTYNNGSPDPCSSPRKRLGEPAGASTEIKAIQQTRRLLANARERTRVHTISAAFEALRKQVPCYSYGQKLSKLAILRIACNYILSLAKLADLDYSADHSNLSFSECVEQCTRTLQSEGRSKKRKE